From Humibacter ginsenosidimutans, a single genomic window includes:
- a CDS encoding cytochrome c oxidase assembly protein, with the protein MKRVQRVAGPVALVVFALLAIIAALAYGGAASAPALLDPGPVVRWGLPVANLFVNLSAAGMIGALVMACFALGSGKAEYERALDVAAASAAIMTVSSAVTGILTYLDVTGSPIGFDQAFSDGIGQFATQIAIGQVWLAITLIAAVTTVLSFAVRNQTALVFVTAIALCSLVPMALSGHAAGTAGHDQAITSLGLHLAFAAIWVGGLLTLVLIRKALGKDRLVPVLERFSTLAIICFVVVAFSGIINADLRIGTLNNLLTAYGVLVLVKVLALVVLGLFGMVQRRYLIERLKRHASRGPFWWMVAAELAFMGIASGVAAALARTATPVAQTAVSQPTPAEVLTGEPLPAPLTLARYIFGVNVDPLWLIGCCFALFFYFAAVWRLHRRGDKWPVGRTIAWVAGILSLLWVTNGGINVYEKYLFSSHMLAHMLLTMAIPLMLVPGAPVTLALRAIHKRTDGSRGLREWILLAVHSRFSRFITHPIVTAVLFAGSLWVFYYSPLFRWATTDHIGHEWMITHFLITGYLFVLSLIGIDPVPYRLPYPLRLVLLLATMAFHAFFGLSILTADGLFLADWFGAMGRTWGATPMADQQLAGGIAWSIGEIPTLVLAIAVAVQWSRSDDKETKRRDRQADRSGDAELAAYNAMLQRMASGGSAGDATVGGGVDAAEAVSSAAARGDRDGTARDSRAAKEPQR; encoded by the coding sequence GTGAAAAGAGTGCAACGCGTCGCGGGTCCCGTCGCCCTCGTCGTCTTCGCACTCCTCGCGATCATCGCGGCACTGGCGTACGGCGGTGCCGCGTCGGCGCCCGCGCTGCTCGACCCGGGTCCCGTCGTGCGCTGGGGTCTGCCCGTCGCGAACCTGTTCGTCAACCTCAGCGCAGCAGGCATGATCGGCGCGCTCGTCATGGCGTGCTTCGCGCTCGGCTCCGGCAAGGCCGAGTACGAGCGGGCGCTGGATGTCGCGGCGGCCTCGGCAGCGATCATGACGGTCTCGAGCGCGGTCACGGGCATCCTCACCTACCTCGACGTGACGGGGTCGCCGATCGGCTTCGACCAGGCGTTCAGCGACGGCATCGGTCAGTTCGCGACGCAGATCGCCATCGGACAGGTGTGGCTGGCGATCACGCTGATCGCCGCCGTCACCACGGTGCTGAGCTTCGCGGTGCGCAACCAGACGGCGCTCGTGTTCGTCACGGCGATCGCGCTGTGCTCGCTCGTGCCGATGGCGCTCAGCGGGCACGCGGCCGGCACGGCGGGCCACGACCAGGCGATCACCTCGCTCGGCCTTCACCTGGCGTTCGCGGCCATCTGGGTGGGCGGTCTGCTCACGCTCGTGCTCATTCGCAAGGCACTCGGCAAAGACAGGCTCGTGCCGGTGCTCGAGCGGTTCTCCACGCTCGCCATCATCTGCTTCGTGGTCGTGGCGTTCTCCGGCATCATCAACGCCGACCTGCGCATCGGCACCCTGAACAACCTGCTCACCGCCTACGGCGTGCTCGTGCTGGTGAAGGTGCTCGCGCTCGTCGTGCTCGGCCTGTTCGGCATGGTGCAGCGCCGCTACCTGATCGAGCGGCTGAAGCGGCACGCCAGCCGAGGACCGTTCTGGTGGATGGTCGCAGCCGAGCTCGCCTTCATGGGCATCGCATCCGGCGTGGCGGCCGCCCTCGCACGCACCGCGACACCGGTGGCGCAGACCGCGGTGTCGCAGCCGACTCCCGCCGAGGTGCTCACCGGCGAACCGCTTCCCGCGCCCCTGACGCTTGCGCGCTACATCTTCGGCGTGAACGTGGACCCGTTGTGGCTCATCGGCTGCTGCTTCGCCCTCTTCTTCTACTTCGCGGCCGTCTGGCGGTTGCACCGCCGCGGCGACAAGTGGCCGGTGGGGCGCACGATCGCGTGGGTGGCGGGCATCCTCTCACTGCTGTGGGTCACCAACGGCGGAATCAACGTCTACGAGAAGTACCTGTTCTCCAGCCACATGCTGGCGCACATGCTGCTCACCATGGCGATACCGCTGATGCTGGTGCCCGGCGCGCCTGTGACGCTCGCGCTGCGCGCCATCCACAAACGCACCGACGGCTCGCGCGGACTGCGCGAGTGGATCCTGCTCGCTGTGCACTCCCGGTTCTCCCGGTTCATCACCCACCCCATCGTGACGGCTGTGCTCTTCGCGGGCTCGCTGTGGGTGTTCTACTACTCGCCGCTGTTCCGCTGGGCCACCACCGACCACATCGGGCACGAGTGGATGATCACCCACTTCCTGATCACCGGGTACCTCTTCGTGCTCTCGCTCATCGGCATCGACCCGGTTCCCTACCGCTTGCCCTATCCGCTGCGTCTCGTGCTGCTCCTTGCCACGATGGCGTTCCACGCGTTCTTCGGGCTGTCGATCCTCACCGCGGACGGACTGTTCCTCGCCGATTGGTTCGGCGCCATGGGGCGCACCTGGGGCGCGACCCCGATGGCCGATCAGCAGTTGGCGGGCGGCATCGCGTGGAGCATCGGCGAGATCCCCACGCTCGTGCTGGCCATCGCGGTGGCCGTGCAGTGGAGCCGCAGCGACGACAAAGAGACCAAGCGTCGAGACCGACAGGCCGATCGCAGCGGAGACGCGGAGCTCGCTGCCTACAACGCCATGCTGCAGCGCATGGCATCCGGCGGGAGCGCCGGTGACGCCACGGTGGGCGGCGGTGTCGATGCCGCGGAAGCCGTCTCCTCCGCTGCGGCCCGCGGTGACAGGGATGGCACGGCGCGCGATTCGAGGGCCGCGAAAGAGCCGCAGAGGTGA
- a CDS encoding HU family DNA-binding protein: protein MADKSLNKTELVAAVAASTGQSQAAVGAVVDAFFATIAETVAGGGKVTIPGWLAAERTSTAARTGRNPQTGAEIKIPAGHRVKLTAGSKLKASVK from the coding sequence ATGGCTGACAAGTCGCTGAACAAGACCGAGCTCGTCGCGGCGGTTGCCGCATCGACCGGTCAGAGCCAGGCCGCCGTGGGGGCTGTGGTCGACGCTTTCTTCGCGACCATCGCCGAGACCGTCGCAGGCGGGGGCAAGGTCACCATCCCGGGCTGGCTCGCCGCAGAGCGCACGTCCACGGCCGCGCGTACGGGCCGCAACCCGCAGACCGGCGCCGAGATCAAGATCCCGGCCGGTCACCGCGTCAAGCTGACCGCGGGCAGCAAGCTCAAGGCTTCCGTCAAGTAG
- the rpsN gene encoding 30S ribosomal protein S14, translated as MAKKSKIARNKQRQEVVDRYAEKRLELKKALINPNATDEEREAARVGLQKLPRNASPVRLRSRDAVDGRPRGVLTKFGISRVRFRDMAHRGELPGITKSSW; from the coding sequence ATGGCCAAGAAGAGCAAGATCGCGCGCAACAAGCAGCGCCAGGAAGTCGTCGACCGCTACGCCGAGAAGCGTCTCGAGCTGAAGAAGGCGCTCATCAACCCGAACGCCACCGACGAGGAGCGCGAAGCCGCTCGCGTCGGCCTGCAGAAGCTGCCGCGCAACGCGTCGCCGGTGCGTCTGCGCAGCCGCGACGCCGTCGACGGCCGTCCGCGTGGTGTGCTGACCAAGTTCGGCATCTCCCGTGTTCGCTTCCGCGACATGGCGCACCGTGGCGAGCTGCCCGGCATCACCAAGTCGAGCTGGTAA
- the rpmG gene encoding 50S ribosomal protein L33: protein MAKQQDIRPIIKLRSTAGTGYTYVTKKNRRNDPDRLVLKKYDPIVRKHVEFREER from the coding sequence ATGGCCAAGCAGCAGGACATCCGCCCGATCATCAAGCTCCGTTCGACGGCCGGCACCGGTTACACCTATGTGACCAAGAAGAACCGCCGCAACGACCCCGACCGTCTCGTGCTCAAGAAGTACGACCCCATTGTGCGCAAGCACGTCGAATTCCGCGAGGAGCGGTAA
- the rpmB gene encoding 50S ribosomal protein L28, with protein sequence MAAVCQVTGAVPGFGHNISHSHRRTKRRFDPNIQKKTYYVPSLRRNVTLNVSAKGIKVIDARGIESVVKDILARGEKI encoded by the coding sequence ATGGCAGCTGTCTGCCAGGTGACGGGAGCTGTGCCCGGTTTCGGCCACAACATCTCGCACTCGCACCGACGCACGAAGCGTCGTTTCGACCCGAACATTCAGAAGAAGACGTACTACGTGCCGTCGCTGCGCCGTAACGTCACGCTGAATGTCAGCGCCAAGGGCATCAAGGTGATCGACGCCCGCGGAATCGAGTCCGTGGTCAAGGACATCCTGGCCCGTGGGGAGAAGATCTGA
- a CDS encoding APC family permease, which translates to MSDNLATPTQATARVTGGRFKRVLGTPSLVLFGLVYMVPLTVFTTYGIVTQLTGGRLVDSYLVVLVVMLFTARSYARMTVAYPYAGSAYMYSQQTFGGAIGFLTGWALLLDYLFLPMINYLVIGIYLNQYVPAVPQWVWIVVCIVIVTVLNVIGIISVARANFVIIAVQAIFCVLFVVFAFSNAAGHHANVLAPFTGDGSVTGAGPVFNGAAILALSFLGFDSVSTLAEEAKDASRDVPRAIMICTLAAGILFIVLSYAAQLVYPATHFAHPDSASVPVISAAAQWLSVFFIAAYVAGAAGSALTSQASVARILFAMGRDGVLPRRIFGRLSVRFGTPTIAILIVSVVSLGAVFIDLATLSNMISFGALIAFSMVNLSVFVHFYIRAKERGGWAWLNNLVLPLVGFALTIWLWTSLSGITFIIGLSWLVIGFIILLIVTRLFRRPTPTLDLKETA; encoded by the coding sequence ATGAGTGACAATCTCGCCACACCGACCCAGGCCACAGCCCGCGTGACGGGAGGACGTTTCAAGCGCGTGCTCGGCACGCCGTCGCTCGTGCTGTTCGGCCTGGTCTACATGGTGCCGCTCACCGTGTTCACCACGTACGGCATCGTCACGCAGCTCACGGGCGGACGGCTCGTCGACTCCTACCTGGTCGTGCTGGTGGTCATGCTCTTCACCGCACGGTCGTATGCGCGCATGACCGTCGCTTACCCCTACGCGGGCTCGGCGTACATGTACTCGCAGCAGACGTTCGGCGGTGCCATCGGGTTCCTCACCGGGTGGGCACTGCTGCTCGACTATCTGTTCCTGCCGATGATCAACTACCTCGTCATCGGCATCTACCTGAACCAGTACGTCCCCGCGGTGCCGCAGTGGGTGTGGATCGTCGTCTGCATCGTGATCGTCACGGTGCTGAACGTCATCGGCATCATCTCGGTGGCGCGCGCGAACTTCGTGATCATCGCGGTGCAGGCCATCTTCTGCGTGCTCTTCGTCGTGTTCGCGTTCAGCAACGCGGCGGGCCATCACGCCAACGTGCTGGCGCCATTCACCGGCGACGGCAGCGTGACGGGCGCCGGCCCGGTGTTCAACGGGGCCGCGATCCTCGCACTGTCGTTCCTCGGTTTCGACTCCGTCTCCACGCTCGCGGAGGAGGCGAAGGATGCCTCGCGCGACGTTCCGCGCGCGATCATGATCTGCACGCTGGCCGCCGGCATCCTCTTCATCGTGCTGTCCTACGCGGCACAGCTCGTGTACCCGGCGACGCACTTCGCCCACCCGGATTCGGCGAGCGTGCCGGTGATCAGCGCGGCAGCGCAGTGGCTCAGCGTGTTCTTCATCGCCGCGTACGTCGCGGGGGCGGCCGGGTCCGCGCTGACGTCGCAGGCGTCCGTCGCGCGCATCCTCTTCGCCATGGGCCGTGACGGCGTGCTGCCGCGTCGCATCTTCGGCCGCCTGAGCGTGCGGTTCGGCACGCCGACCATCGCGATCCTGATCGTGTCCGTCGTGTCGCTCGGTGCCGTCTTCATCGACCTCGCGACCCTGTCGAACATGATCAGCTTCGGCGCGCTCATCGCGTTCTCGATGGTGAACCTGTCGGTCTTCGTGCACTTCTACATCAGGGCGAAGGAGCGCGGCGGCTGGGCGTGGCTGAACAATCTCGTCTTGCCGCTCGTGGGCTTCGCGCTCACGATCTGGCTGTGGACGAGCCTGTCGGGCATCACGTTCATCATCGGCCTGTCGTGGCTGGTGATCGGCTTCATCATTCTTCTCATCGTCACGCGCCTCTTCCGTCGCCCGACGCCCACGCTGGACCTGAAGGAGACGGCCTGA
- a CDS encoding amidohydrolase, whose product MGILFRNGTIRRGPHEPDAHALLVTDGRITAFDETAVRLAGDDVETVDLDGGFVMASFGDGHAHPLQGGLESQGPQVRTETIAEAVAAVKRYADEHPELPWIFGGSYDSSLAESGLFDARWLDEAVSDRPVVLRAWDYHTVWVNSKALELAGIDATTPDPVLGEIPHRDDGTPLGTLREWGAVDLVMNVAPERPIEQRIEAIGVASDYYLSRGVTWVQDAWVEPLDVDTYVEAASRDLLTMRFNLALYADPRMFAQQLQQMIAARERVAAVGNPLLTANTVKFFADGVVENETGALLEPYCSGLHRHGMQVWGSGTALADAVRAVDAAGFQIHIHAIGDAAVRQALDAIEGAIAANGPRDRRPVIAHAQLVDPADLRRFAELGVIACMQPLWAQLDALMTVLTVPRLGQERADRQYQMRSILDSGAVLSHGSDWPVSSGDPREGMAVAATRQTEDGDPQGGWTPHELLTVDETLHSYSTCVALQAFGDRAEVPWGVIAPGASADLVHLARDPRRASGADLPHNAVRATYLRGIREFSAHE is encoded by the coding sequence GTGGGAATCCTCTTCCGGAACGGCACGATCCGGCGCGGTCCGCATGAGCCCGACGCGCACGCCCTGCTCGTGACGGACGGCAGGATCACCGCGTTCGACGAGACGGCCGTTCGGCTCGCCGGTGACGATGTCGAGACCGTCGACCTTGACGGCGGATTCGTGATGGCGTCCTTCGGCGACGGCCACGCGCATCCTCTGCAGGGCGGCCTCGAGTCGCAGGGACCGCAGGTGCGCACCGAGACCATCGCCGAGGCCGTCGCCGCGGTGAAGCGGTACGCCGACGAGCATCCCGAGCTGCCCTGGATCTTCGGCGGCTCCTACGACAGCAGCCTCGCCGAGTCCGGCCTGTTCGACGCGCGCTGGCTCGACGAGGCGGTCTCCGATCGCCCTGTCGTGCTGCGGGCCTGGGATTACCACACCGTGTGGGTCAACTCGAAGGCTCTCGAGCTCGCCGGCATCGACGCGACCACCCCTGACCCCGTGCTCGGCGAGATCCCGCACCGCGACGACGGCACGCCCCTCGGCACGCTGCGCGAGTGGGGCGCCGTCGACCTGGTGATGAATGTCGCCCCCGAGCGGCCGATCGAGCAGCGGATCGAGGCCATCGGGGTGGCCTCCGACTACTACCTCTCCCGCGGCGTCACGTGGGTTCAGGATGCCTGGGTCGAGCCGCTCGACGTCGACACCTACGTGGAGGCCGCCTCCCGCGACCTGCTGACGATGCGGTTCAACCTGGCGCTCTACGCCGACCCGAGGATGTTCGCGCAGCAGCTGCAGCAGATGATCGCGGCGCGCGAGCGGGTGGCGGCTGTCGGCAACCCTCTTCTCACCGCGAACACGGTCAAGTTCTTCGCCGACGGCGTCGTCGAGAACGAGACGGGCGCGCTGCTCGAACCGTATTGCTCCGGCCTGCACCGGCACGGAATGCAGGTCTGGGGCAGCGGCACAGCACTGGCGGATGCCGTGCGTGCGGTCGACGCCGCCGGCTTCCAGATCCACATCCATGCCATCGGCGACGCGGCGGTTCGGCAGGCGCTGGATGCCATCGAGGGTGCCATCGCCGCGAACGGTCCGCGAGACCGCCGTCCGGTCATCGCCCATGCGCAGCTGGTCGACCCCGCCGACCTCCGGCGGTTCGCCGAGCTCGGCGTCATCGCGTGCATGCAGCCGCTCTGGGCCCAGCTCGACGCGCTGATGACGGTGCTCACGGTGCCGCGGCTCGGACAGGAGCGCGCCGACAGGCAGTACCAGATGCGGAGCATCCTCGATTCGGGCGCTGTTCTGTCGCACGGCTCCGACTGGCCGGTCTCGTCGGGCGACCCGCGCGAGGGCATGGCCGTCGCGGCGACGAGGCAGACGGAGGACGGCGATCCGCAGGGCGGTTGGACGCCGCACGAACTGCTGACCGTCGACGAGACGCTGCACTCCTATTCGACGTGTGTCGCCCTGCAGGCGTTCGGCGACCGCGCCGAGGTGCCGTGGGGCGTGATCGCCCCCGGCGCCAGCGCCGACCTCGTCCACCTGGCGCGGGATCCTCGCCGCGCGTCGGGAGCCGACCTGCCGCACAACGCCGTGCGGGCCACCTATCTGCGGGGAATCCGGGAGTTCAGCGCGCATGAGTGA
- a CDS encoding Fur family transcriptional regulator, producing the protein MKRNTWQREAVREALASNEGFVSAQSLHTGLREHGSTIGLATVYRALADLAAEGEADSLQSPEGEAIYRACSTTGHHHHLICRRCGLTVEIGADDVEQWAQRVASEHGFTDARHVVDVFGLCAKCSQASTAR; encoded by the coding sequence GTGAAGCGCAACACCTGGCAGCGGGAGGCGGTGCGTGAGGCGCTGGCATCCAACGAGGGGTTCGTGAGCGCGCAGAGCCTGCACACCGGGCTGCGCGAGCACGGATCCACGATCGGACTGGCCACCGTGTACCGCGCGCTCGCCGACCTCGCCGCGGAGGGCGAGGCCGACTCGCTGCAGTCGCCGGAGGGCGAGGCCATCTACCGCGCCTGCTCCACGACCGGCCATCACCACCACCTCATCTGCCGCCGCTGCGGGCTCACGGTGGAGATCGGCGCGGATGACGTGGAGCAGTGGGCGCAGCGCGTCGCCTCGGAGCACGGCTTCACGGATGCCCGCCACGTCGTCGACGTGTTCGGCCTGTGTGCGAAGTGCTCGCAGGCATCCACCGCCCGATGA
- a CDS encoding metal ABC transporter permease, whose product MTLASLTLTSLAMTDAPGWWGQIFNFTDYGQLVVLLQNSILAGALLGVVGGLIGVFVMSRDMAFAVHGISELSFAGASAGLLLGVGVVEGSIVGSLIAALLIGVLGSRARERNSITAVLMPFGLGLGILCLALYPGRSANKFGLLTGQIVAIDTPQIGALLTISVIVLVGLLVVWRPLTFASLDADVAAARGVPTRSLSIVFMLLLGLAVAVSVQIVGALLVLSILVTPAAAALKVSSSPLKVPLLSVLFAVVSMVGGIMLALGGSVPISPYVTTISFLIYVVCRLIAWGRKRRGVSGRMPVVAHPALGAAVETRAAGEPVSAGVAAAAAETRTGVDAV is encoded by the coding sequence ATGACTCTCGCGTCTCTCACCCTCACGTCTCTGGCGATGACGGACGCCCCCGGCTGGTGGGGCCAGATCTTCAACTTCACCGACTACGGCCAGCTCGTCGTGCTGCTGCAGAACTCGATCCTCGCCGGTGCGTTGCTCGGCGTCGTCGGCGGGCTGATCGGCGTGTTCGTCATGTCGCGCGACATGGCGTTCGCGGTGCACGGCATCAGCGAGCTCTCGTTCGCCGGGGCATCCGCCGGCCTTCTGCTCGGCGTCGGTGTGGTGGAGGGCTCCATCGTGGGCTCGCTGATCGCGGCGCTGTTGATCGGGGTGCTCGGTTCGCGGGCCAGGGAACGCAACTCGATCACCGCCGTGCTGATGCCGTTCGGACTCGGTCTCGGCATCCTGTGCCTCGCCCTCTACCCGGGGCGGTCGGCGAACAAGTTCGGCCTGCTCACCGGACAGATCGTGGCGATCGACACCCCGCAGATCGGCGCTCTGCTCACCATCTCGGTCATCGTGCTCGTGGGGCTTCTGGTGGTGTGGCGTCCTCTCACCTTCGCGAGCCTCGACGCCGACGTCGCCGCCGCCCGCGGCGTGCCGACGCGCTCGCTGTCGATCGTCTTCATGCTGCTGCTCGGCCTCGCCGTCGCGGTCTCCGTGCAGATCGTCGGCGCGCTGCTCGTGCTCTCGATCCTCGTCACGCCCGCCGCCGCCGCGCTCAAGGTGTCGTCGTCGCCGCTGAAGGTTCCACTGCTCAGCGTGCTGTTCGCCGTGGTCTCGATGGTCGGCGGCATCATGCTCGCGCTCGGCGGCAGCGTGCCGATCAGCCCCTACGTGACGACCATCTCGTTCCTCATCTACGTGGTGTGCCGGCTCATCGCCTGGGGTCGCAAGCGGCGCGGCGTGAGCGGCAGGATGCCCGTCGTCGCCCACCCGGCGCTCGGCGCGGCCGTCGAGACGCGCGCCGCCGGCGAGCCCGTCTCGGCCGGCGTGGCGGCCGCCGCGGCAGAGACGCGCACGGGAGTGGATGCCGTGTGA
- a CDS encoding metal ABC transporter ATP-binding protein, whose protein sequence is MMETVQADPSEAGLPEQPPRSSPVEGAHGATPPERAERVEGPRPDALDAPAASLETVLSLRDATLGFADRTLWSGLDLDVHAGEFIAVLGANGSGKTSLLKVILGQQRLQAGSVDFLGEPVTRGNRRIGYIPQQKLADEGTPLRARDLVGLGVDGHRWGVPWPSKKRRERIEDLLDAVGATPYAKVPISMLSGGEQQRLRVGQALAGDPRLLLCDEPLLSLDLTHQRGVSELIDRHRRERQLGVLFVTHDINPVLDLVDRVLYLAGGTFRIGTPDQVLRSEVLSELYGSPVDVIRTRGRIVVVGTSDAPGGHPDGPHAHHDEHHDPEHDTEAVRTVL, encoded by the coding sequence ATGATGGAGACCGTGCAGGCAGATCCGTCCGAGGCTGGGCTCCCCGAGCAGCCGCCGCGCTCCTCGCCGGTCGAGGGCGCGCACGGCGCGACGCCCCCTGAGCGAGCAGAGCGAGTCGAGGGGCCGCGCCCCGATGCACTCGACGCGCCGGCGGCATCCCTCGAGACGGTGCTCAGCCTGCGCGATGCCACGCTCGGCTTCGCCGACCGCACACTGTGGTCGGGCCTCGACCTCGACGTGCACGCCGGCGAGTTCATCGCGGTGCTCGGCGCGAACGGGTCGGGAAAGACCAGCCTGCTCAAGGTCATCCTCGGGCAGCAGCGCCTGCAGGCCGGCAGCGTGGACTTTCTCGGCGAGCCGGTGACACGCGGCAACCGGCGCATCGGCTACATCCCGCAGCAGAAGCTCGCCGATGAGGGCACGCCGCTGCGCGCCCGGGACCTCGTCGGGCTCGGTGTCGACGGGCATCGCTGGGGCGTTCCCTGGCCGTCGAAGAAGCGCCGCGAGCGCATCGAAGATCTGCTGGATGCCGTCGGCGCGACTCCGTACGCGAAGGTTCCGATCTCGATGCTCTCCGGCGGCGAGCAGCAGAGGCTGCGCGTCGGCCAGGCTCTCGCCGGCGATCCGCGGCTGCTGCTCTGCGACGAGCCGCTGCTCTCGCTCGACCTCACGCACCAGCGCGGAGTGAGCGAGCTGATCGACCGGCACCGTCGCGAGCGTCAGCTCGGCGTGCTTTTCGTGACGCACGACATCAACCCGGTGCTCGACCTCGTCGACCGCGTGCTCTACCTCGCGGGCGGCACGTTCCGCATCGGCACGCCCGACCAGGTGCTGCGCAGCGAGGTGCTCAGCGAGCTGTACGGCTCGCCGGTCGACGTCATCCGCACGCGGGGTCGCATCGTGGTGGTCGGCACCTCGGATGCCCCGGGCGGGCATCCCGACGGACCGCACGCCCACCACGACGAGCACCACGACCCCGAGCACGACACCGAGGCGGTGAGGACGGTTCTATGA
- a CDS encoding metal ABC transporter solute-binding protein, Zn/Mn family: MKRSVFISTTIAAVAVATLALAGCSTTASGAGTASSDPASGPIRVVASTNVWGDIAEQIGGDDVSVTSIIDDPNKDPHEYQASGQNQLALSKAEIVVVNGGGYDDFVGDMLKAVPTKPVVLTAADISGYDQHPSDGDFNEHLWYDFPTVDKVAQKLVAAYSKARPKDAGTFESNAKKFEASVAQLTDLEAQLKQSYAGKGAAITEPVPLYMLNAIGLVDKTPEKFSEAIENDSDVAPAVLRETLALFSGHKVALLAYNEQTTGAETQQVLDAAKANDVPVVPVTETLPEGKTYLTWMRSNLDNIGAALKKSR; encoded by the coding sequence ATGAAGCGCTCCGTCTTCATCTCCACCACCATCGCCGCCGTCGCGGTCGCCACCCTCGCTCTCGCCGGATGCTCCACCACGGCCTCCGGCGCGGGCACGGCGTCGAGCGACCCCGCGTCCGGCCCGATCCGGGTCGTCGCCTCCACCAACGTGTGGGGCGACATCGCAGAGCAGATCGGCGGCGACGACGTCTCGGTGACGTCGATCATCGACGACCCCAACAAGGATCCGCACGAATACCAGGCCAGCGGCCAGAACCAGCTCGCCCTCTCCAAGGCCGAGATCGTCGTCGTCAACGGCGGCGGCTACGACGACTTCGTCGGCGACATGCTGAAGGCCGTGCCCACGAAGCCCGTCGTGTTGACGGCAGCCGACATCTCCGGCTACGACCAGCACCCCTCGGACGGCGACTTCAACGAGCACCTCTGGTACGACTTCCCGACCGTCGACAAAGTGGCGCAGAAGCTGGTCGCCGCCTACTCGAAGGCCAGACCGAAGGATGCCGGCACGTTCGAGTCGAACGCGAAGAAGTTCGAGGCATCCGTCGCCCAGCTCACCGACCTCGAGGCCCAGCTGAAGCAGAGCTACGCGGGCAAGGGCGCCGCCATCACCGAGCCCGTTCCGCTCTACATGCTGAACGCCATCGGACTCGTCGACAAGACGCCGGAGAAGTTCAGCGAGGCGATCGAGAACGACTCCGACGTCGCGCCCGCCGTGCTGCGCGAGACGCTCGCGCTGTTCTCCGGCCACAAGGTGGCCCTGCTCGCGTACAACGAGCAGACGACCGGCGCCGAGACGCAGCAGGTGCTCGACGCGGCGAAGGCGAACGACGTTCCCGTCGTTCCGGTCACCGAGACGTTGCCAGAGGGCAAGACGTACCTCACCTGGATGCGCAGCAACCTCGACAACATCGGCGCAGCGCTGAAGAAGTCGCGATGA
- a CDS encoding 5'-3' exonuclease, whose translation MGRLMLLDTASLYFRAFYGVPESVTAPDGMPVNGIRGLLDIIAKLVHDYEPTALVACWDDDWRPRWRVDLIPEYKAHRVAQLVPGGVDVEDTPAGLVRQVPVIRELLGELGIAVVGAEQAEADDVIGCLARRAAHAPTPMPVDVVTGDRDLFQLVDDTTAVRIIYTARGMSKLELVTDAVVEAKYGISPGQYAAFAAMRGDPSDGLPGVAGVGEKTATGLLREYGDLQGILSAAADSSVAMAAGVRAKLTASTEYLDRAMPAIAVGERVELPEVDGTLRALDAAQLASVRALGERYNLGGSLDRALKALESAAQH comes from the coding sequence ATGGGCCGACTGATGCTGCTCGACACCGCTTCGCTGTACTTCCGCGCGTTCTACGGCGTGCCCGAGAGCGTGACCGCGCCGGACGGGATGCCGGTGAACGGCATCCGCGGGCTGCTCGACATCATCGCGAAGCTGGTGCACGACTACGAGCCGACCGCCCTTGTCGCGTGCTGGGACGACGACTGGCGGCCGCGCTGGCGCGTGGACCTCATTCCGGAGTACAAGGCGCATCGGGTCGCACAGCTGGTGCCGGGCGGCGTCGACGTCGAAGACACCCCTGCCGGGCTGGTGCGGCAGGTGCCGGTGATCCGCGAGCTGCTGGGCGAGCTCGGCATCGCGGTGGTCGGCGCCGAGCAGGCGGAGGCCGACGACGTGATCGGATGCCTCGCCCGCCGCGCTGCGCACGCCCCGACCCCGATGCCGGTCGATGTCGTCACCGGCGACCGCGACCTGTTCCAGCTCGTCGATGACACCACGGCTGTTCGCATCATCTACACGGCCCGCGGCATGAGCAAGCTCGAGCTCGTGACGGATGCCGTCGTCGAGGCCAAGTACGGCATTTCGCCCGGGCAGTACGCGGCGTTCGCGGCCATGCGCGGCGACCCGTCTGACGGGCTGCCGGGTGTCGCCGGCGTCGGCGAGAAGACCGCGACGGGGCTGCTGCGGGAGTACGGCGACCTGCAGGGCATCCTCTCGGCGGCGGCGGACTCGAGCGTCGCGATGGCGGCTGGCGTGCGAGCCAAGCTGACGGCATCCACGGAGTATCTGGATCGCGCGATGCCCGCCATCGCTGTGGGAGAGCGGGTGGAGCTGCCCGAGGTGGACGGAACGCTGCGGGCGCTGGATGCCGC